One Acidobacteriota bacterium genomic window carries:
- the rlmB gene encoding 23S rRNA (guanosine(2251)-2'-O)-methyltransferase RlmB: protein MNKQPDSHSFDVLYGINAVKEAIGSRSIDHVLVREGSSGRRLQEILDECRKRGIPLRFAPRQALERLAQTDRHQEVVAVCSARAYQDLKGVVESQSPALLLVLDGVEDPANLGAIVRTSVGVGANGVVIAERRAAGLSSAVARTAAGALEHAQIARVKNLVRALAELKEMGLWIYGFEAGAEKSYFDLDYKAPCALVLGGEGRGLHRLVREGCDHLAGVPLRGRVESLNVSVTAGIVLYEAVRQRLCG, encoded by the coding sequence ATGAATAAACAGCCAGATTCACATTCCTTTGACGTGCTGTACGGCATCAATGCGGTCAAGGAGGCAATTGGTTCCCGCTCCATCGATCACGTACTGGTTCGTGAGGGTTCGAGCGGCAGGCGTCTGCAGGAAATTTTGGATGAGTGCCGAAAGCGTGGAATTCCCCTCCGCTTTGCCCCGCGGCAGGCCCTGGAGCGGCTGGCGCAGACCGACCGTCACCAGGAAGTAGTTGCGGTCTGTTCCGCCCGGGCCTATCAGGACCTGAAAGGCGTAGTCGAAAGCCAGAGCCCGGCGCTGCTGCTGGTGCTGGATGGGGTGGAAGATCCGGCGAACCTTGGAGCAATTGTGCGGACCTCAGTGGGCGTTGGCGCCAACGGGGTTGTCATTGCCGAACGCCGCGCAGCGGGGCTGTCATCGGCTGTGGCACGGACGGCTGCAGGCGCGTTGGAACACGCGCAGATTGCCCGGGTTAAGAACCTTGTTCGGGCGCTCGCGGAATTGAAAGAAATGGGGCTTTGGATTTATGGGTTTGAAGCAGGAGCGGAAAAGTCGTACTTTGATCTTGATTACAAGGCGCCCTGCGCCCTGGTGTTGGGTGGTGAGGGTCGTGGCCTTCACCGGTTGGTTCGAGAAGGCTGTGACCACCTTGCAGGAGTCCCTCTGCGGGGCCGCGTGGAATCTCTGAACGTGTCCGTAACAGCGGGAATTGTTCTTTACGAGGCAGTGCGGCAGCGGCTTTGCGGGTGA
- the surE gene encoding 5'/3'-nucleotidase SurE → MGNKRILLTNDDGIGAPGLRALENALSTLGDVTVVAPDSERSGSSQALTLHQPLRVKVLDDRHYAVGGTPADTVILALYQLLPQKPHLAVSGINPGGNLGENLIYSGTVAAAQEAALHGIPSFAISLVGRNPADFGGAAEVAFQLASRILREGLPPGVALNVNVPNHEIRGVRLTRQSQKISQNIVYENKDPRGKPYYWLDETLPHRQVEPDSDYAAIFAHEVSITPLEVDRTHHPSLNHLSVWLPELQRTIKP, encoded by the coding sequence ATGGGAAACAAGAGAATCCTGCTGACGAATGACGACGGTATTGGCGCACCTGGCCTCCGGGCGCTTGAAAACGCGCTGAGCACGCTGGGTGACGTGACGGTTGTAGCCCCGGACAGTGAGCGAAGCGGTTCAAGCCAGGCCCTCACTTTGCACCAGCCACTGCGCGTGAAGGTGCTCGACGACCGCCACTATGCCGTCGGCGGGACGCCTGCCGACACCGTGATTCTTGCCCTTTATCAACTGCTGCCGCAAAAGCCCCATCTTGCAGTGTCCGGCATCAACCCGGGAGGAAACCTGGGAGAGAATCTGATCTATTCCGGAACGGTGGCTGCCGCGCAGGAAGCGGCGCTGCATGGTATCCCGTCATTTGCCATTTCGCTCGTCGGCCGTAACCCGGCGGACTTCGGCGGGGCGGCCGAAGTTGCCTTCCAACTCGCCAGCAGAATCCTGCGCGAAGGGCTCCCGCCGGGAGTCGCGCTGAACGTGAACGTTCCAAACCACGAGATTCGCGGCGTGCGGCTTACTCGCCAGAGCCAGAAGATTTCTCAAAATATTGTGTACGAGAATAAAGACCCTCGCGGGAAGCCCTACTACTGGCTGGACGAAACCCTGCCGCACCGTCAGGTTGAGCCCGACTCGGATTATGCGGCCATCTTTGCGCATGAAGTTTCCATCACGCCGCTTGAGGTAGATCGCACCCACCACCCCAGCCTTAACCACCTTTCCGTCTGGCTGCCGGAATTACAGCGGACGATCAAGCCCTGA
- a CDS encoding glutamate--tRNA ligase yields the protein MEAGNIRVRFAPSPTGYVHVGNARTALFNWLFARHNGGKFVLRIEDTDVERSEQRYETQLVEDLKWFGLNWDEGPDCGGPYGPYRQSARQDLYRNYSLELIEKGRAYYCFCSPEQLEEERQQALKAGQQPRYSGRCSGIPKEDAARRVAAGEPAAIRLKIMESAFAWRDLVHGDTSFPGDVIGDPILVRSGGAPAYNFAVVVDDHLMNITHVIRGDDHISNTPRQLALYNAYGWQPPQFAHLSTILGGDRARLSKRHGATSLESFRGLGILPEALRNYLTLLGWSPADGKTEILSTEELVQQFSLDHIIKSAAVFDQEKLNWLNRHYLKQLPLDKAAEMAAPFLVKARLVSGPLTAPVMEWIELVTDSGINKIDYLSQLPDAVRLIFEYDARNAAKLLGMDGRADKAGEDEVLRRVTSKILEEQHLTYPRFREILKEVQKETGRKGKELFHPVRVAMTAADSGPELEKLVPILEKGAELKLEPPVKSVADRLREFSNAAHLFSCG from the coding sequence ATGGAAGCAGGAAATATTCGAGTTCGATTTGCGCCAAGCCCTACCGGCTATGTCCACGTGGGCAACGCGCGCACAGCTCTATTCAACTGGCTGTTCGCGCGCCATAACGGGGGAAAGTTCGTTCTTCGCATTGAAGATACGGACGTTGAAAGGTCGGAACAGCGTTACGAGACCCAGCTTGTGGAGGACCTGAAATGGTTCGGCCTGAACTGGGACGAAGGGCCGGACTGCGGAGGCCCGTACGGGCCCTATCGGCAATCCGCGCGCCAGGACCTTTATAGGAATTATTCGCTGGAGCTTATCGAAAAGGGCCGCGCCTATTATTGTTTTTGTTCGCCTGAACAGCTTGAGGAGGAGCGCCAGCAAGCGCTGAAGGCGGGGCAGCAGCCACGGTACTCGGGCCGATGCAGCGGGATTCCGAAGGAAGACGCGGCGCGCAGAGTAGCGGCTGGCGAGCCGGCGGCTATCCGGCTGAAAATTATGGAGTCGGCCTTTGCCTGGAGGGACCTCGTGCACGGCGACACCAGTTTTCCCGGCGATGTGATTGGTGATCCCATCCTGGTCCGTTCGGGCGGGGCGCCGGCATACAACTTCGCCGTGGTAGTGGATGACCATCTGATGAACATCACGCATGTGATTCGCGGCGACGATCACATTTCCAACACGCCGCGCCAACTGGCCCTCTATAATGCTTACGGGTGGCAGCCGCCACAGTTCGCCCATCTATCCACCATCCTGGGCGGTGACCGTGCACGCTTGTCCAAGCGGCATGGGGCCACATCGCTTGAAAGCTTCCGGGGCCTGGGAATTCTTCCGGAGGCCCTCCGCAATTACCTGACGCTGCTGGGATGGTCGCCCGCGGATGGGAAGACGGAAATCCTGAGCACGGAAGAGCTGGTGCAGCAGTTTTCACTGGACCATATCATCAAGAGCGCCGCCGTGTTTGACCAGGAGAAGCTGAACTGGCTGAACCGCCATTACCTGAAGCAATTGCCGTTGGATAAGGCGGCGGAAATGGCCGCGCCGTTCCTGGTGAAAGCTCGATTGGTCTCGGGGCCCTTAACGGCGCCGGTAATGGAATGGATTGAACTCGTGACAGATTCGGGGATCAACAAGATTGACTACCTCAGCCAGCTTCCGGACGCAGTCCGCTTGATTTTTGAATATGATGCCCGGAATGCTGCGAAACTGTTAGGTATGGATGGACGAGCCGATAAAGCGGGTGAAGACGAAGTTCTCAGGCGAGTGACTTCCAAAATTCTCGAGGAGCAGCATCTGACTTATCCGAGGTTTCGGGAGATCCTAAAGGAAGTTCAGAAGGAGACTGGCAGGAAAGGGAAGGAGTTGTTCCACCCCGTGCGCGTTGCCATGACGGCGGCGGATTCCGGTCCTGAACTGGAAAAGCTGGTCCCGATTCTCGAGAAGGGAGCGGAACTGAAGCTGGAGCCGCCGGTCAAGAGTGTTGCCGACCGTTTGCGTGAATTCTCAAATGCTGCGCATCTGTTTTCTTGTGGGTGA
- a CDS encoding aldo/keto reductase: MQKVQIGKTPLRVTRLGLGGAPLGGLFEDVQGEAAVATIRRALELGINFFDTAPLYGHGKSEKWMGRGLAGVPSGSRVLATKVGRVLDPVEPDTMEKDEFDNPAPYKPVFDFSYNGVMRSFHESLERLQVDRIDILHIHDADNHYDEAIKGAYPALDQLRREGRIAAVGAGMNQAEMPARFAREGNFDCFLLAGRYSLIDHTGLEELLPLCVEKKISIIIGGPYNSGILATGAKPGAKFNYADAPPEIMEKVRRVEEVCARHQVPMKAAALQFPLAHPAVASVIPGARSVAELEENFRLITYPIPGDFWSELRSKGLLPKAAPVPG; encoded by the coding sequence CTGCAAAAAGTTCAAATCGGCAAGACCCCTTTGCGAGTAACGCGTTTAGGACTGGGTGGCGCGCCGCTCGGCGGGCTGTTTGAAGACGTTCAGGGAGAAGCCGCCGTTGCCACCATTCGGCGGGCGCTGGAACTGGGCATCAATTTTTTTGATACAGCGCCCCTATACGGGCACGGGAAGAGTGAAAAGTGGATGGGTCGAGGCCTCGCCGGCGTCCCGTCTGGCTCGAGAGTGCTGGCCACGAAGGTCGGCCGGGTGCTTGATCCGGTTGAGCCGGACACAATGGAGAAGGATGAATTTGACAATCCCGCTCCGTACAAGCCGGTGTTTGATTTCAGTTACAACGGGGTGATGCGCTCGTTCCATGAGAGCCTGGAGCGGTTACAGGTTGACCGGATTGATATCCTGCACATCCATGACGCTGATAACCATTACGACGAGGCCATCAAGGGAGCGTATCCAGCGCTCGACCAGCTTCGCAGGGAAGGGCGGATTGCGGCGGTCGGCGCAGGGATGAACCAGGCCGAGATGCCTGCCCGCTTCGCACGCGAGGGCAATTTTGATTGTTTCCTGCTGGCCGGCCGTTACAGCCTGATCGACCACACGGGCCTCGAAGAACTGTTGCCGCTCTGCGTCGAAAAGAAGATCAGCATCATTATCGGCGGGCCTTACAACAGCGGCATCCTGGCCACCGGCGCGAAGCCGGGGGCAAAGTTCAACTACGCCGATGCGCCGCCTGAAATCATGGAAAAGGTGCGAAGAGTTGAAGAGGTGTGCGCGCGTCATCAGGTGCCTATGAAAGCGGCCGCGTTGCAGTTTCCGCTGGCGCACCCGGCGGTGGCGTCTGTGATTCCTGGAGCGCGTTCAGTGGCTGAATTGGAAGAAAACTTCCGCCTGATCACCTACCCCATTCCAGGCGATTTCTGGTCCGAACTGCGTTCGAAAGGATTGCTACCAAAGGCGGCACCAGTTCCCGGATAA
- a CDS encoding VWA domain-containing protein, with protein sequence MHKRKDCLGGTWVRVFSVLGLFFVTTAMALAQSGANQPAPDKPSSDAPSSTADTQVAPQIRIQSNLVTAPVSVIDKLTGEFVYNLDEKDFQIYDNGKLQQITGFTREAHNIAAVILIQTSDSVTPLLGDLKNLAPLFSELMLGSKGEAAVITFGSDVKVVQGFSSSGTALDDSLRRLLPDGNRARMNDGLMQAVNLLQHRPKGERRVIVVFSSGYDSGSQTSRNEIIRRATAAEVEIYGMGLSLTKSYLTRDKAPLNPPTSADNASGATPPQPGRPTTPSTNMGTFGVTVPATGAIRPALRAPQSLIFSNDAEAYAQYTGGVFFSQWSSQAIQTHLSQIAADVHSQYLLAYVPDNLSQTGFHRLEVKVTRKGVKLDIRSRRGYYYDGSN encoded by the coding sequence ATGCACAAGAGAAAAGATTGTCTTGGGGGAACTTGGGTGCGCGTTTTCAGCGTCCTTGGGCTTTTTTTCGTTACCACGGCGATGGCCCTTGCGCAGAGCGGGGCAAACCAGCCAGCGCCCGACAAACCATCGTCCGATGCTCCCAGCAGCACTGCAGACACTCAAGTGGCCCCTCAGATTCGCATCCAATCCAACCTGGTCACTGCTCCTGTCTCAGTCATTGACAAGCTGACCGGTGAATTCGTTTACAACCTGGACGAGAAGGATTTTCAGATTTATGACAATGGCAAGCTGCAGCAGATAACCGGTTTTACCCGCGAAGCACACAACATCGCTGCTGTCATCCTGATTCAGACCAGTGACTCGGTTACGCCTCTGCTGGGAGACCTCAAGAATCTGGCGCCGCTGTTTTCAGAGTTGATGCTGGGGTCCAAAGGCGAAGCTGCAGTGATCACATTCGGGTCAGACGTCAAGGTTGTACAGGGTTTTTCAAGCTCCGGCACCGCGCTGGACGACTCGCTTCGCCGCCTGCTGCCGGACGGCAACAGGGCCCGGATGAACGACGGCCTGATGCAGGCCGTTAATCTTCTTCAGCACCGGCCCAAGGGGGAGAGGCGGGTGATTGTGGTCTTCTCAAGCGGCTATGATTCAGGTAGTCAGACCTCAAGGAATGAGATCATACGCCGTGCGACAGCGGCCGAAGTTGAAATCTACGGTATGGGACTCAGCCTGACCAAGTCGTACCTGACCCGTGACAAAGCGCCCCTCAACCCGCCGACCTCGGCGGATAATGCCAGCGGCGCTACGCCGCCCCAACCCGGAAGGCCCACCACTCCAAGTACTAACATGGGAACATTTGGTGTGACTGTTCCGGCGACTGGAGCGATTCGCCCGGCGCTGCGCGCGCCCCAGTCTCTGATATTTTCCAACGATGCAGAAGCTTATGCACAATATACGGGTGGCGTGTTCTTTTCCCAATGGTCCTCACAGGCCATTCAGACCCACCTCAGCCAGATTGCCGCGGATGTCCACAGCCAGTATCTTCTGGCTTATGTTCCGGACAACCTTTCTCAAACTGGCTTCCACCGGCTGGAGGTTAAAGTCACTCGGAAGGGCGTGAAGCTGGATATCCGCTCTCGCAGGGGCTACTACTACGATGGCTCGAATTAG
- a CDS encoding NAD(P)-dependent oxidoreductase — protein sequence MTQDPNASKGSARFLLTGAKGFIGSWIVRKLIERGDTPWIYDLDAKAHRLQQLLTKDQQNQIRFVQGDITDFDQLDRAVAENGITHLIHLAALQVPACAANPRLGARVNVVGTVNAFEVVRKRRDQIKRIVYASSVAVFGPEELYGEGKVPEGAPLQPNTHYGVFKQANEGSARIYYLSDGISSVGLRPGTVYGVGRDQGITSGPTKAIKATIAGRPYTIRFTGGFDMQYAKDTAEIFLRCTELPIEGAKTYTLRGNVIHMNGFLDTLNRLLPESRNLVRAEGKSIPIAFDFDDSALHRDIGEVPRTPLEDGIRETAEIFERLHSQGEIDLSDLEI from the coding sequence ATGACTCAAGACCCGAACGCATCAAAAGGCAGCGCTCGCTTTCTACTTACCGGGGCCAAAGGTTTTATCGGCTCATGGATCGTCCGCAAACTGATTGAACGCGGTGATACACCGTGGATTTATGACCTTGACGCAAAAGCACACCGGTTGCAGCAACTGCTGACCAAAGACCAACAGAACCAAATCCGTTTTGTCCAGGGGGACATCACCGACTTCGATCAACTGGATCGTGCCGTCGCAGAAAACGGAATTACCCACCTCATCCATCTGGCCGCACTCCAGGTCCCGGCCTGTGCCGCCAACCCTCGCCTTGGGGCGCGGGTCAACGTTGTGGGGACCGTAAACGCGTTTGAAGTTGTACGCAAGCGGCGCGACCAGATCAAGCGCATTGTCTATGCGAGTTCGGTGGCCGTTTTCGGGCCGGAAGAGCTTTACGGAGAGGGCAAAGTTCCCGAAGGCGCCCCCTTGCAGCCCAACACCCATTACGGAGTGTTCAAACAGGCAAACGAAGGCAGCGCACGGATTTATTACCTGAGCGACGGCATCTCCAGCGTCGGCTTGCGGCCGGGCACAGTTTACGGCGTAGGCCGGGACCAGGGGATCACTTCAGGCCCCACGAAAGCCATCAAGGCTACCATTGCAGGACGTCCTTATACCATTCGCTTTACAGGCGGCTTTGACATGCAATACGCCAAAGACACGGCGGAAATTTTTCTGCGCTGCACGGAACTTCCCATTGAAGGCGCCAAAACCTATACGCTGCGGGGCAACGTAATTCACATGAACGGGTTCCTGGACACTCTGAACCGCCTGCTCCCCGAATCCCGCAATCTGGTCCGCGCGGAGGGGAAATCGATCCCGATCGCCTTCGATTTTGACGATAGCGCACTGCACCGCGATATCGGCGAAGTCCCTCGCACGCCTCTCGAAGATGGTATTCGCGAAACAGCAGAGATTTTTGAGCGGCTCCATAGCCAGGGTGAAATCGATTTAAGTGACCTCGAGATATGA
- a CDS encoding energy transducer TonB translates to MCSPFPAYSQRASGWPFLAAFLLACPGVQAKAKSQPQLLERLDSEAAARLLIHVAKPSYPAVAKVNFVQGEIKLVIKVTPEGRVSEAHVIDGQPILAVAALEAVQKWLYRPYIFQGAAAPFGTEVVVKFNLRSRRYRGELPRDADVYLEKQVRPPEVITRPQKTSSSSSLRVRVLVGSNGEVVDATPLEAPGGSDIDIARKSLESWRFRPAQWGSIAVPWYITVEVPLRDLTLDQAANAAKH, encoded by the coding sequence ATGTGTAGCCCGTTCCCAGCATACTCGCAGAGGGCTTCCGGCTGGCCGTTCCTGGCGGCCTTCCTGCTGGCGTGCCCGGGCGTACAGGCAAAGGCAAAGTCGCAACCGCAACTACTTGAAAGGCTTGACAGCGAGGCGGCAGCACGGCTTCTGATCCATGTTGCAAAACCGTCTTATCCGGCGGTCGCTAAAGTAAATTTTGTCCAGGGTGAAATCAAGCTTGTAATCAAAGTCACGCCGGAGGGGCGGGTGTCAGAGGCCCATGTGATCGACGGCCAGCCAATCCTTGCCGTGGCCGCCCTCGAAGCAGTCCAGAAGTGGCTGTACCGGCCGTACATTTTTCAGGGTGCGGCAGCGCCGTTCGGCACCGAAGTCGTTGTAAAGTTCAATCTGCGTTCACGCCGTTACAGAGGCGAACTGCCCAGGGATGCGGACGTTTATCTGGAAAAACAGGTACGCCCGCCGGAAGTCATCACCCGCCCTCAGAAGACCTCATCCTCATCCAGCCTCCGGGTGAGAGTGCTGGTAGGTTCAAATGGAGAAGTGGTGGATGCGACTCCGCTCGAAGCCCCTGGAGGGTCAGACATAGACATTGCCAGGAAGAGCCTGGAGTCCTGGAGGTTCCGCCCGGCGCAATGGGGTTCAATTGCGGTTCCGTGGTATATCACGGTTGAAGTTCCGCTGCGCGATCTGACCCTGGATCAGGCAGCTAATGCCGCAAAGCATTAA